In Opitutales bacterium, the following proteins share a genomic window:
- a CDS encoding ABC transporter permease subunit, giving the protein MSTAIDVPPELLPSRKFLKNLGVFGGIFGFLVGAFIYQGTNPFMFFTEFHHVVNLFKDMVPLNVDLFSSEKLWASMIQTISMAFLGTFGGGFLAFIMAFFAARNTAPNAFTRGLFRAFLAIQRVAPDYAIMLVIITTVGFGPFAGTIALIIGSTGMFGKFFADAIENVNPKPQESVRVLGASKTQEIRYGIVPLVLPSFVANGFFLLEINVGAAIALGVYGGGGLGFHLNVAGDTLQYQDLLAYVVFILVMMICIERVSDRFRKRIFNKGITLK; this is encoded by the coding sequence ATGAGCACCGCAATCGATGTCCCCCCCGAACTCCTCCCATCCCGTAAATTCTTAAAGAATCTCGGGGTCTTTGGCGGGATTTTTGGGTTCCTCGTGGGCGCTTTTATCTATCAGGGGACCAACCCTTTTATGTTCTTCACCGAGTTTCACCATGTGGTGAACTTGTTTAAGGATATGGTGCCGCTCAATGTGGACCTCTTCAGTTCGGAGAAACTGTGGGCCTCCATGATCCAAACTATCTCGATGGCGTTCTTGGGGACTTTTGGCGGGGGCTTTTTGGCTTTTATTATGGCATTCTTCGCCGCGCGGAATACAGCGCCCAATGCGTTCACGCGCGGCCTGTTCAGAGCGTTTTTGGCGATCCAGCGCGTCGCCCCTGATTATGCGATCATGCTGGTTATCATCACCACGGTCGGCTTTGGACCGTTTGCGGGGACGATTGCTCTCATAATCGGATCGACTGGGATGTTTGGGAAGTTCTTTGCGGATGCTATCGAGAATGTGAATCCCAAGCCTCAGGAGAGCGTGCGGGTGTTGGGGGCTTCAAAAACTCAGGAAATCCGCTACGGGATCGTGCCGCTGGTGCTACCCAGTTTCGTCGCCAACGGCTTTTTCCTTCTAGAAATCAATGTCGGGGCTGCCATCGCATTGGGCGTCTATGGCGGCGGGGGGTTAGGCTTTCATCTCAATGTCGCCGGGGACACGCTACAGTACCAAGACCTCCTGGCCTATGTCGTCTTCATCTTGGTTATGATGATCTGTATCGAGCGGGTATCCGATCGTTTCCGTAAACGCATTTTCAATAAGGGAATTACTCTAAAGTAA